One window of Desulfovibrio aminophilus genomic DNA carries:
- a CDS encoding DVU_1551 family NTP transferase encodes MRLAALVLAAGLSSRMGRLKPLLPLGDASLLGRAARLFRAAGIADILAVTGHRADEVRGEAGRLGLRSVHNPDFETGMFSSVQAGLKALPPGLDGVFVLPVDIPLVRPATVRRLVERLPESTAQVLVPAFDGKPGHPPLLRPAAVDAALAGTGAGSLRAALAALDTELLEVADAGVLFDLDTPEAYAEALRRWERRDAPTRAEALALLRLHQAGERGLAHARGVARAALALGRALAAAGLSLDFELLEVAALLHDIAKGSPEHEKAGGLLLADLGYAPVAEIVAAHRDIDPAGMERPGERELVYLADKLVRGRERVNVEQRFQEKLDRFAGDPEAVAAITRRREHALGMRALLERVAGRSLDAILDGEGPWD; translated from the coding sequence ATGCGCTTGGCCGCCCTGGTCCTGGCCGCCGGGCTGTCCTCGCGCATGGGCCGCCTCAAGCCCCTGCTGCCCCTGGGGGACGCGAGCCTCCTGGGCCGCGCGGCACGGCTCTTCCGCGCCGCCGGAATCGCGGACATCCTGGCCGTGACCGGACACCGCGCCGACGAGGTGCGCGGGGAGGCCGGACGCCTGGGACTGCGGAGCGTGCACAACCCGGATTTCGAGACCGGCATGTTCTCCTCGGTCCAGGCGGGCCTGAAGGCCCTGCCGCCGGGCCTGGACGGCGTGTTCGTCCTGCCGGTGGACATCCCCCTGGTCCGGCCCGCCACGGTGCGCCGCCTCGTCGAACGGCTGCCGGAATCCACGGCCCAGGTGCTGGTCCCCGCCTTCGACGGTAAGCCCGGGCATCCGCCCCTGCTCCGCCCGGCGGCCGTGGACGCGGCCCTGGCCGGGACCGGCGCGGGCAGCCTGCGCGCGGCCCTGGCCGCCCTGGACACGGAGTTGCTGGAGGTGGCCGACGCGGGCGTGCTCTTCGACCTGGACACGCCCGAGGCCTACGCCGAGGCGCTGCGTCGCTGGGAACGGCGGGACGCGCCGACCCGGGCCGAGGCCCTGGCCCTGCTCCGGCTGCACCAGGCCGGAGAGCGCGGCCTGGCCCATGCCCGGGGCGTGGCCCGCGCGGCCCTGGCCCTGGGCCGGGCGCTCGCGGCTGCCGGGCTGTCCCTGGATTTCGAACTGCTGGAGGTGGCGGCCCTGCTGCACGACATCGCCAAGGGCTCGCCGGAGCACGAGAAGGCGGGCGGCCTGCTTCTGGCCGACCTGGGCTACGCGCCCGTGGCCGAAATCGTGGCCGCGCACCGGGACATCGACCCCGCCGGGATGGAACGGCCCGGGGAGCGCGAACTCGTCTATTTGGCCGACAAGCTTGTGCGCGGCCGGGAACGCGTGAACGTGGAGCAGCGCTTCCAGGAAAAACTGGACCGCTTCGCCGGAGACCCCGAGGCCGTGGCCGCCATCACCCGGCGGCGAGAGCACGCCCTGGGCATGCGGGCCCTGCTGGAGCGCGTCGCGGGCCGAAGCCTGGACGCCATCCTGGACGGGGAGGGACCGTGGGACTGA